The Candidatus Aminicenantes bacterium genome window below encodes:
- a CDS encoding cysteine desulfurase-like protein, whose product MNNRTSEFSAITDRRQEFPSLKREYQGMPLAFFDGPGGTQVPESVISAVSDYYRTSNANAHGAFITSCETDEVVEKARRQTACFLGAEGPGNISFGPNMTSLTYSLSRAIGRRLHRGEEILVTQLDHEANRAPWLALREQGIIVREVKILDNGTLDYGDFENKINENTRLVAVGYSSNVTGTVNEVQRIRGLTHAAEALLLVDAVHFAPHFPIDVTSLGVDFLLCSAYKFYGPHVGILYSRGELLNRVPTYFLRTQEAHAPCRIETGTLNFAALNGVTAAIDFIESFDPDPDIQSRLKRAMQRIARYEETLARRIYEGLQSIPGLRTIGPDFNVEQRAPTISFTLEGVNPYTVCAELNEKAILAWNGHFYGIRAVESLGLLEKGGLTRVGVSLYNTEDEVDRLLTTVNEIASRHR is encoded by the coding sequence ATGAACAACCGGACATCAGAGTTCAGCGCGATCACTGACCGCAGGCAGGAGTTCCCGTCTTTGAAAAGAGAATATCAGGGAATGCCCCTGGCGTTTTTCGACGGACCGGGAGGCACCCAGGTTCCGGAAAGCGTGATCTCCGCGGTTTCAGATTATTACCGCACATCCAACGCCAACGCACACGGGGCATTCATCACGTCTTGTGAAACCGATGAGGTCGTGGAAAAGGCACGCCGGCAAACAGCGTGCTTCCTGGGCGCCGAAGGCCCGGGAAACATCTCATTCGGCCCGAACATGACCAGCCTGACTTATTCCCTCAGCCGGGCGATCGGTCGCCGGCTCCATAGAGGAGAAGAGATCCTGGTTACACAACTGGACCATGAAGCCAACCGGGCGCCCTGGCTGGCCCTGCGCGAACAGGGAATCATCGTGCGCGAAGTCAAAATTCTGGATAACGGTACCCTGGACTACGGGGATTTTGAGAACAAGATCAACGAGAATACCCGCCTGGTAGCCGTGGGCTACTCCTCCAACGTAACCGGCACCGTAAACGAGGTCCAACGAATCCGCGGCCTCACCCATGCCGCGGAGGCCCTGCTGCTGGTGGACGCGGTCCATTTCGCCCCGCATTTTCCCATTGATGTCACTTCGCTGGGAGTCGATTTCCTTTTGTGCTCGGCCTACAAGTTTTACGGCCCCCATGTCGGGATACTCTACTCCAGGGGGGAATTGTTAAACCGCGTCCCAACCTACTTCCTGAGAACCCAGGAAGCCCACGCCCCTTGCAGAATTGAAACCGGCACACTGAACTTCGCCGCCCTGAACGGCGTGACCGCCGCCATCGACTTTATCGAGTCATTTGACCCGGACCCGGACATCCAATCCCGCCTGAAGCGTGCCATGCAACGAATCGCCCGCTACGAAGAGACCCTGGCGCGGCGCATCTACGAAGGGCTGCAATCCATTCCCGGATTGCGAACAATCGGTCCGGACTTTAACGTGGAACAGCGAGCGCCGACCATCTCTTTTACTCTTGAAGGCGTAAATCCTTACACTGTCTGCGCTGAATTGAATGAAAAAGCCATCCTCGCATGGAACGGACATTTCTACGGCATCCGCGCGGTTGAAAGCCTCGGCCTGTTGGAAAAGGGCGGACTGACCCGGGTGGGTGTATCCCTGTACAACACTGAAGATGAAGTAGACCGCCTGTTGACCACGGTAAATGAAATCGCTTCCCGGCACCGCTGA